Proteins from one Mycobacterium adipatum genomic window:
- a CDS encoding SixA phosphatase family protein — MIEMRTLLLLRHAKSDYPAGVGDHDRPLAARGIREAGLAGDWLRAAAPPVDAVLCSTATRTRQTLERTGIDAPVRFVDRIYDATPGIVLTEINGVADDVGTLLVIGHEPVMSGLALGLADDSSDAGVLAEIESKYPTSALALLRVPTTWQALELGGAQLAGFHIPR; from the coding sequence CTGATTGAGATGAGAACGCTTCTGCTACTGCGTCATGCCAAGTCGGACTACCCGGCCGGGGTCGGCGACCACGACCGTCCGTTGGCTGCGCGCGGTATCCGGGAGGCCGGGCTCGCCGGAGACTGGTTGCGCGCCGCCGCACCGCCCGTCGACGCCGTGCTGTGTTCCACCGCCACCCGCACCCGGCAGACCCTGGAGCGGACCGGGATCGACGCGCCGGTGCGCTTCGTCGACCGGATCTATGACGCCACGCCGGGCATCGTCCTCACCGAGATCAACGGCGTCGCCGACGACGTCGGCACGTTGCTGGTGATCGGGCATGAGCCGGTGATGTCAGGGCTGGCGCTCGGGCTGGCCGACGACAGCAGCGATGCCGGCGTGCTCGCCGAGATCGAGTCGAAGTATCCGACCTCGGCGCTCGCGCTGCTGCGGGTGCCGACGACGTGGCAGGCCCTCGAATTGGGCGGCGCCCAGCTGGCCGGGTTCCACATCCCCCGGTAG
- a CDS encoding metallophosphoesterase family protein: MRFLHTADWQLGMTRHFLSAGGGEAQSRYAAARREAVSGLGALAAEVGAEFVVVAGDVFEDNQLAPREVSLALEAMRAITVPVYLLPGNHDQLDAGSVYTSTLFGDECPDNVMVLNRDGAFEVRPGLEIIAAPWRSKSPTTDLAAAVTADLPADGTVRILVAHGGVDVLDPDPSKPSLIRLAGLEASLDRGALHYVALGDRHSRTEVGRTGRVWYSGSPEVTNYDDIETDPGHVLVVDIEEADPAHPVQVSARRVGRWRFLTLRHDVDDDRDIAGLDVNLDQLPDKERTVVQLVLTGSLTVTDKAKLDACLDRYARVFASLRLWERHSDIVVLPADGEFDDLSIGGFAAGAVQELVEAARADGAEAEDARSALALLLRLSGGHLEGNVA, encoded by the coding sequence ATGCGCTTTCTGCACACCGCCGACTGGCAGCTCGGGATGACCCGGCACTTCCTCAGCGCCGGTGGCGGCGAGGCGCAGTCGCGCTACGCGGCCGCGCGGCGGGAAGCGGTGTCGGGCCTGGGCGCGCTGGCCGCCGAGGTGGGTGCCGAGTTCGTCGTCGTCGCCGGTGACGTCTTCGAGGACAACCAGTTGGCGCCGCGTGAGGTGAGCCTGGCGCTGGAGGCCATGCGGGCCATCACGGTGCCGGTGTATCTGTTGCCGGGCAACCATGATCAACTCGACGCCGGGTCGGTGTACACCAGCACGTTGTTCGGCGACGAATGCCCGGACAATGTCATGGTGTTGAACCGCGATGGCGCTTTCGAGGTGCGCCCGGGACTCGAGATCATCGCGGCACCATGGCGTTCCAAGTCACCGACCACCGATCTGGCCGCCGCGGTGACGGCCGACCTGCCCGCCGACGGCACGGTGCGCATCCTGGTCGCGCACGGCGGGGTGGACGTTCTGGATCCCGACCCGTCGAAGCCTTCGCTGATCCGGTTGGCCGGCTTGGAAGCGAGCCTCGACCGCGGCGCCCTGCACTATGTGGCATTGGGGGACAGGCACTCCCGCACCGAGGTCGGCCGCACCGGCAGGGTCTGGTATTCCGGTTCCCCGGAGGTCACCAATTACGACGATATCGAGACCGACCCGGGGCACGTCCTGGTCGTCGACATCGAAGAGGCCGACCCTGCGCACCCGGTGCAGGTGTCCGCGCGCCGGGTCGGGCGCTGGCGTTTCCTCACTCTGCGACACGATGTCGACGACGACCGCGACATCGCCGGCCTCGACGTCAATCTGGACCAGCTGCCGGACAAGGAACGCACCGTCGTGCAATTGGTGCTCACCGGATCGCTGACCGTCACCGACAAGGCCAAATTGGACGCCTGCCTGGACCGGTATGCGCGGGTGTTCGCGTCCCTGCGATTGTGGGAGCGGCACTCCGACATCGTGGTGCTGCCTGCCGACGGGGAATTCGACGACCTGTCGATCGGTGGATTCGCTGCCGGCGCTGTGCAGGAACTCGTCGAGGCCGCCCGTGCCGACGGCGCGGAGGCCGAGGATGCCCGTTCGGCGCTCGCCCTGTTGCTGCGGTTGTCGGGTGGTCACCTGGAGGGCAACGTCGCGTGA
- a CDS encoding AAA family ATPase has translation MKLHRLVLTNFRGVAHRDIEFPDSGVVVISGANEIGKSSMIEALDLLLTVKDRSTKKEVKSVKPTHADVGAEVLAEISTGPYRFVYRKRFHKRAETELTLLAPTRAQLTGDEAHDRVLAILSETVDTALWEAQRVLQSSATAPVDLSGCDALSRALDVAAGSSDGAAGDADPLLVDRIEAEYLTYFTATGRPTGAWAAATARLRAAYDEVARSAAAVADVEQAVLRHAALTTQLAAATERVEATEERVSAARQAAAAVAELTRERDTARVLADAATATHTASSAAVNERRRLRAAIDERSRSAAELIAVAAESAQTHAAAQQAAEAAEAAAEQARAVADAAAVAVDAARTDLAHLVARDEADRITSQLVKLDVARAELAEIDRELFGNTMSDALMAEIEVAARAVQRAADQAELASARVELVALADTRVQVGERTVELRAGQDWTAVLGTPTDIELPGVLRARVVPGADAAETHAALTAAGEVLADAVRRAGVQSVEEARAKDARRRDLQSAQHRLQATVAALTGDETVDQLRARHAELIAGQPDIAGNTETARAALMTARAAHRVATERADAQRASAAAAVTACHEAAVTAGVLREKLGTAQAELQAATERLATERRAATDDQLALAAEADAEKVARSGAEVIRLDAELAAAQPETVAAELDAATRVLREAVREREATATALTELTATLKLYGTQGRKGTLDAAHTEREHAHGEYLRIERRARAAQTLRTVLLRHRESARRRYVEPFRGEIERLGRIVFGADFEVDIGTDLTIRSRTLDGRTVGYESLSGGAKEQIGIVARLACASLVAKEDTVPVVIDDALGFTDPDRLTRMSAVFDSVGGDGQVIVLTCSPDRYAGIADARLIELTA, from the coding sequence GTGAAACTGCATCGGCTGGTTCTGACCAACTTCCGCGGGGTGGCCCACCGCGATATCGAGTTCCCCGACAGCGGGGTGGTGGTGATCAGCGGCGCCAACGAGATCGGTAAGTCGTCGATGATCGAGGCGCTGGATCTGCTGCTGACCGTCAAGGACCGCTCCACCAAGAAGGAAGTGAAGTCGGTCAAACCCACCCATGCGGACGTGGGCGCGGAAGTTCTTGCCGAAATCTCCACCGGTCCTTACCGTTTCGTGTATCGCAAGCGCTTCCACAAACGCGCCGAGACCGAACTGACCTTGCTGGCTCCGACCCGCGCGCAACTCACCGGCGACGAGGCACACGACCGGGTGTTGGCGATCCTGTCCGAGACGGTGGACACCGCGTTGTGGGAGGCGCAGCGGGTGCTGCAGTCCTCGGCCACCGCGCCGGTGGATCTGTCCGGTTGCGACGCACTGTCGCGGGCACTCGACGTCGCGGCCGGATCCTCCGACGGCGCTGCCGGTGATGCCGATCCGCTGCTGGTGGACCGGATCGAGGCCGAGTACCTGACGTACTTCACCGCGACCGGACGCCCGACCGGGGCCTGGGCGGCGGCCACCGCCCGGTTGCGCGCCGCCTATGACGAGGTGGCGCGCAGTGCCGCGGCGGTCGCCGATGTCGAGCAGGCCGTGCTGCGGCACGCCGCGCTGACGACCCAGCTGGCCGCGGCCACCGAGCGGGTGGAGGCCACCGAGGAGCGCGTGAGTGCGGCGCGACAGGCAGCCGCTGCCGTGGCGGAGCTCACCCGGGAACGTGACACCGCCCGGGTGCTCGCCGATGCCGCGACCGCCACCCATACCGCGTCGAGCGCGGCGGTCAACGAGCGCCGCCGGCTGCGCGCCGCGATCGACGAACGATCCAGGTCTGCAGCGGAACTCATCGCGGTGGCCGCCGAATCCGCGCAGACACACGCGGCCGCCCAGCAGGCCGCCGAGGCCGCCGAGGCCGCCGCCGAGCAGGCGCGCGCCGTGGCGGATGCCGCCGCGGTCGCGGTCGATGCCGCGCGTACCGACCTGGCTCACCTCGTCGCCCGCGACGAGGCCGACCGGATCACCAGCCAACTGGTCAAACTGGACGTCGCCCGCGCCGAACTCGCCGAGATCGACCGCGAGCTGTTCGGGAACACCATGAGCGATGCGCTGATGGCCGAGATCGAGGTCGCCGCGCGGGCCGTGCAGCGCGCGGCCGACCAGGCTGAACTCGCTTCGGCGCGTGTCGAACTCGTCGCACTGGCCGATACGCGGGTGCAGGTCGGGGAGCGGACCGTCGAGCTGAGGGCGGGGCAGGATTGGACGGCGGTCCTGGGCACGCCCACCGATATCGAGCTGCCCGGGGTGTTGCGCGCACGCGTTGTCCCGGGAGCAGACGCCGCCGAGACGCATGCCGCGCTGACCGCCGCCGGGGAGGTCCTCGCCGATGCGGTGCGCCGGGCGGGGGTGCAGAGCGTCGAAGAGGCCCGTGCCAAGGATGCCCGGCGCCGCGACCTGCAATCCGCGCAGCACCGGTTGCAGGCCACCGTCGCGGCGCTCACCGGTGACGAGACCGTCGATCAGCTGCGGGCCCGACATGCGGAACTGATTGCCGGCCAACCCGATATCGCCGGGAACACCGAGACCGCTCGGGCCGCGCTCATGACCGCTCGCGCGGCGCACCGAGTTGCCACGGAGCGCGCCGACGCGCAGCGCGCGTCGGCGGCGGCCGCGGTCACCGCCTGTCATGAGGCCGCGGTCACCGCCGGTGTACTGCGGGAGAAATTGGGCACCGCGCAGGCCGAGTTGCAGGCCGCCACCGAACGGCTGGCCACCGAGCGGCGCGCCGCCACCGATGACCAGCTTGCCCTGGCAGCCGAAGCGGATGCCGAGAAGGTCGCCCGCTCCGGCGCCGAGGTCATCCGGTTGGACGCCGAACTCGCCGCCGCCCAGCCGGAGACGGTCGCCGCCGAGCTCGACGCGGCGACCCGCGTCCTGCGGGAGGCGGTGCGTGAGCGGGAGGCCACCGCCACCGCGCTCACCGAGCTCACCGCCACGCTCAAGCTCTACGGGACGCAGGGGCGTAAGGGCACCCTGGATGCCGCCCACACCGAACGCGAGCACGCCCACGGTGAATATCTGAGGATCGAGCGGCGGGCCCGGGCCGCGCAGACGTTGCGCACGGTGCTACTGCGCCATCGCGAATCCGCACGCCGGCGATATGTGGAGCCGTTCCGTGGCGAGATCGAACGGTTGGGTCGCATCGTGTTCGGCGCCGATTTCGAGGTCGATATCGGCACCGACCTGACCATTCGCAGCCGTACGTTGGACGGCCGCACCGTCGGGTACGAGTCGCTGTCGGGCGGGGCGAAGGAGCAGATCGGCATCGTGGCGCGGCTGGCGTGTGCATCGCTGGTGGCCAAGGAGGACACCGTGCCCGTCGTCATCGACGATGCGCTGGGCTTCACCGATCCGGACCGTCTCACCCGGATGTCCGCCGTGTTCGACTCGGTGGGCGGAGACGGCCAGGTCATCGTGCTGACCTGCAGTCCGGATCGGTATGCCGGCATCGCCGATGCGCGGCTGATCGAGCTGACCGCGTGA